The Humulus lupulus chromosome 4, drHumLupu1.1, whole genome shotgun sequence genome has a window encoding:
- the LOC133829029 gene encoding probable calcium-binding protein CML45, with product MEMNVFMAKFPIISLMVISFVIMLRDFFSMLRYVPKLFHRFICSNVEYYEKQLCILDLMVAAKAMLLNKRTNYAAVADDGGDHQTQNELGRFDAKKDNKMCLGDVKRVIMEELVLLESDETTTFCGEEEGDYEEDHGEEVNREELREAFGVFDENKDGFIDAREVKRVLHELGFMEPSEAECQSMIRTFDKNQDGKINFEEFVEIIEADTFH from the coding sequence ATGGAGATGAATGTATTCATGGCCAAATTTCCCATAATCAGTTTAATGGTGATTAGCTTTGTCATAATGCTGCGAGACTTTTTTTCAATGCTAAGGTATGTTCCAAAGCTATTTCACCGTTTCATTTGTTCTAACGTCGAATATTATGAGAAGCAATTGTGCATATTGGATCTGATGGTAGCAGCTAAAGCTATGCTACTTAATAAGAGGACTAACTACGCCGCTGTTGCTGATGATGGTGGTGATCATCAAACGCAGAATGAACTTGGTCGTTTTGATGCAAAAAAAGACAACAAAATGTGTTTAGGAGATGTGAAAAGGGTCATAATGGAGGAATTAGTACTGCTAGAGAGTGACGAAACGACAACGTTTTGTGGGGAAGAGGAAGGAGATTATGAAGAAGATCATGGCGAGGAAGTGAATCGGGAAGAACTGAGGGAAGCTTTTGGTGTGTTTGATGAGAATAAAGATGGGTTTATTGATGCAAGAGAAGTGAAGAGAGTTTTACATGAATTGGGTTTTATGGAACCTTCTGAAGCCGAATGCCAATCCATGATCAGAACTTTCGATAAAAATCAAGATGGAAAGATCAATTTTGAAGAATTTGTTGAAATAATTGAAGCGGATACCTTTCACTAA